caaatgtcgccaaattcatacaggaattcgaggaatataccgagacggtaatgcgaaaatttggttggaaacggtcaagaattggatgcaaaaacagtgaaaatatgggtaaaaacggggtttttgttatgaaaatctgttaccagcctacgcgtcactgcagctggccggtagcgcgtcggcgccgcgtgcgtaatgcgcactacgccaatgctcgcgtaaacgacgcagagccacccgacttgcgagccagagaccagtggacatgacaATACGGaatgaaggaaaaataaaggacaaaaaggtacatggacgggtcacgggattatgataacgaaacaaagaaggaaagaaactaatcaggaaatgtaagaaaaaaaaagaagctaaaataatgagaatagaattagataaataacatggaaacgggaaatcacaagcagcaaataaaaaaaaggtaaaagggaaatgtaagaaagatcagatttagaaaataatgagaacggggttaaataaataaataacatggaaacggaaaatcacaagctaagcagaagaaactaaaaaagaaaatgtaagaagagacagattttatttagataaataaaatgtccttttcaatgattctacctgttcagtaattcttcctgttatagtgaacgctcccatttactcatctagcggggacccgcgcgaagcgcgggtgtcccgctagtgctaaataattcttgatatgggaataagtgaaacatttcaatatgacatcagatatttaggttgaaaaacatactttttatgtgatttttaccccaatttgtacccaaaaatgtcattattacagaggatataacttcctcaaggatcctccgcagaaAATTGTAATCATCTTCGTCACGTAGCtatgggtttgccaatatactgtgtacataaatgtatgctgtgacactaaggacgaaccatctctatacttttatgaaaaatccatctctgccggcatttcaaatgatgaaactcacatactgcaataattggcttcaaaactgccgccaaagaaagaattgTTTAAGGTCaatcaagcgtagcaaatcctttattccatacaaagattgcttcgtaacatcataaataaacgatagatatcgactatttagtagaagtaagaacaggacacaacaaatatactgcataacattttccaaataactttctgctgaacggttagtaattttacagattttcaaaataggttgctttgtcaaaacttggaattcaccatttttacgcaatcctctctaacttctactagaaacgtccaatttttaaaatctaaaaaatctgaggaagctaaatatatgtagaacttaaaatgcaaaacaatatgaccaatagatatgccgttcatacctaaagaattccatcttttccggtataaatcattctgggacaccctgtatttacctTATCCTCACACCATTCCATTTTTACGCACCCCGCCCAAGTCTTCCTGAACACTCCCTACTGTTGTGTAATTAAAAATGGCCTTTGGTCACTAGTGATTTCTTTCTGTCACTACTGGTATGTTGGTATGTTATGGGCAGTAGTTATGTATGCACCCTTTTTAAAGAATGAAAAAGGGCCggtgtatttatttatgtatccGAACTTACCTAAATGACCCAATTACTGCATCATCCCGATAGGCAGTCATGATACCATCTTCCCAAACCTTTCCGTTATTCTCACCGAATGCATTAGTAGTGTCAATTCCCCGATTAACATGATTGCTTTCAAACCAATAGGACCACTCACGCGCCAtacctgaaattttaaaaaaacacatgtggtgcgatcaagcaaaatcagtcggaactcggaaataatgattttgagataattgccacacaaaagaaatatttcttttgcttcctgttgttttggaaactctttaattgctcatctttgaaactggttgttcaatttcagtggtgTTTTCTGCTAAATCcatatttgtaaatgctttttactatcctataagaaactgaaaagttAATATttacgagttccgactgattttgcttgatcgcatcacatataatgccATATTAAAGCACGAAATTAAGATAATATTGCGAATATATGCCATATTATATACATATTGCGTTAACATTTAGGGAGGGACGAGCATAGATCTtgagcccccgggggggggggcactcaacacaaatgaccatacgggtatgctccccggaaagacccccttttgggtttcgcagctccgaaagaccccctatatttgaccaaaataaagctccgaaagacccttgattttgataatttcagctctaaaagacccaaaaattgatcattcctcatattttttttttcaggcgattttcaaccaaaaagccaagaaagacccttgattttgacttttcgcagctccaaaagaccccattttacttgttcacagcccggttcgcagctccgaaagaccccttttaccggtacgccgtcagctcccaaagaccccccacctcaaaattccgggggagcatacccaccaaatttttttgatgtgcccccccccccgggcttgaGCCGTTGCAAATATTAAGTTAGTCCTTAACGATGCTAAGACCGAAGTCATCCATGACACATCACTTTCCGCTTCTCGAACAGACATGCTACAACCATTTCACTCAAGTAAATCGGGGATTCTGTGGTCAATCCTTCAAGTGGTGTTATCTAGGCGCTGTAATGGATTCCCACCTTTGTATGAAAGACCACATCGACAGCACCTGTAAGTCTGCCCTTGTTGCAATTCGTAGAATTGGCCAAATCAGATATTACCTTAACGAGGTCAGCACAGCGAGATTAGTACTTGCATTTGAGCTCATTTGTCACTTCAAGGATTGACTCCTGTAACTCTTTATTAAACGACCTTTCGGATAGTTATATCTCCAAGTTGCAGCGAGTTCAAAACTCTGCCGCCCAGCTCGTCACTCgcaccagggatgtgagagtagaccAAGTATCAACACATTACTCCTATTCCTCAGGCACTTCACTGGCTACCGGTACAACAGCGGATAATCTATAAGATACTTCTCATCGTACCTTCAAGGCTCAAAATCAACTTTCTCCTCTGTACATCTCCCAGTTCATCTCGTACTACTTTGTCGCAAACGTCGTTCGTCTTCAAAATCGCTCACAGTCACATGTCGTCCATATACCAAGTATTTAATGAGGAAAAAATCATTCGCATTCGCTGCACCGTTTCCTTAGAACAGCCTGCTAGATAACATCCGTTCTGCTAACTCACTGCACTCAAGCGACTTCTAATTTCTGACTGTAGACGCATTGTTTAATCCATCTGCACACGGGTCAATTTTGAGTTGggactctttgggtataatcgctTAATTTAAAAACTGAGGTGTCAAgtaattttaaatgtttaccttcTTTGCCAAACGCAGGTGTTTGCCCATTAACGATATTTATACAATCATCGGTGAATAACTCTTCAACAATGGCCGAATAATCACCGCCTTCTTCGACGTTTTTGACCAATTCCCATCTTCTCGCGTTAGTTGCATTGATCTCGTCTTCAAGAGAGAGACTGCCTTTGTTCGGTGCTGAAAAGGAAAGGCAATGATTCATTTCAATTATTCAAAACGATGCCAACTTGTATACATAAAAATCTGTAACGATGAGATCATTATGTTACAAGACTCCTTACAAATGCCAAACAAAAATGTCATTCCATGATTTCAATGACTTGCGGTGCTGTTGCAAATATGTTCCAAAAGTAAGGTTTTGAATTGATCCAATTGTTTAGCGAATTCCAGTATCTGATGATTTGAATTTTTCATTGTGTAAGGCAAATAAATGCGTTTTAATATGCAATAGAAAGTATTCCCCGCATACAATTCAATagcacaatattataagatcacGATTAATTAAAATTCTTCTCCATCCATGATGTGACAGGTAAAGAGCTtaaagataatttattattttcatagCAATGGATATATTTAATTCATAAATGCTAAAGATATTCTACGTTTTTGCTCTGTATGGGTTCTCTCCGTGCCCGGTATGGATATGAACTGAGGGGTACGAACAAGTGAGCAATTGGAACATAATTTATCTATTTTTCACACCCATTCAAAATGTAGTATCTAACCAACTTACGTGCATATCATTCACTATACCTCAATTTACAATTGAGTAACAGTTGTCCACTACATTTTGTCAGGGGCGTAGCTGGGGGAGCCGGGGGAAAACTACCCCAGGCAAATTTCAGGgttaaaatggggacggcaaagagtaatgtgtccttaaaatgactaaaaatggagaaaattgacaaatggggacgaaaatttggctatCACCTGGCTACGCTACTCCCTTTTGCTTGCGATTGGTGGAACTTGATATCACTGCCTAAAGTACGTTATTAAGTCTTAACTGCAAACACGGCatgggttttgtttgtttttttgtttgtttgcttgtttatgtTTTCGTATTTTTGCTTTTGCTTGTAGTAAGGAATCTCTGGTTGGAAACTAAAATGCGTTACAAAAATACTAACATTTACCTGTTAATTTTGAACACGACATTTTACCATTATCATTTTGCTTGTGGTCCTCACAATGCTTAGTGCAGCTCATATGAGATAATGTGTCAGAAACCTTAACACATTGATCACAGAGAGCGATACAGTCCACCGATTCGGAGTTTGCAGAGTTGCAAAACATGATGCAAATACCAGTAACTAAGACGACTAGGTTAATCTTCATCTTGATTGAGGTATAACCTGTAATATGATGTGATGAATGTGACATTCATGGATTAATGGAATCGTTTAAAACATTCACTTGTAAGTTATTTTGATAGTTCTACAACgaatacaaaaatacagaaatattataggcctaaacagTTGTGAGGGCTAAGATTCTACCGCTGTTTAGTATCCAGGCTGTATCAAAAGTATTATTATCCACCAAGCTGTTAGATCGAAATGCAACACATACAAGATCCTTCTCATTTTTTACATTAAGTGTTACGTCaggcctttaagggggtactacacccattgcattttttttttgcattttgtgaagaaatgagaaaaagaaattggacaaagtggtatgcaaaatgaaggggcaaatcttctcgttcaattggtggcatcagtatcaatgacgcgtacatgcttctaatggtataagccaaaagtggtacatcactgatgttttaaattcacttcattttggaaagcttactatcaacggatttcgttaaaattttggatatgtgttgctaacacattagggaaataatgttgatatgtaaaatgggaataagtggtccctgatttcttttatgacttcatgaacttggtgctccacaactatcaaaaacgaaccggttaaaatgcttctactttcaatgttgagctatattttgtattttgaacttgcgacactatgtcactgaaacttaattaagccataggtaacaggttaccacaaccacactacagcaatgttgaaaaagattgtatttttgtcacctataccaccatattaggtagttttccgtaagcttcatttttgtgattttggtaactattttatatttatttgcccaatccatctcaactaggcaatctaaattgtactcaccatttacatcccaaggtattttagtatatccacctcacacatttccattatatatccagtaacagacaaaatatcaaaattgatgcctcattatgacatgtatatgatatcacagactatcacatgtattcaaaattgatgcctgaatttgacctgaaccaattgacctataacctgacctttgatgaccttatagccttttttaatctcttttcctaacaacacattatagaagatacatacatggtgtagtattaaatagtctatgtggaagagattaggcctatttaatttattcattgttataatcagtgagtacatttctatagatagtataacaaaggatttaatgtattctattcatgtattctacttggacatgttcaatagaataaattatggtttgttatgaaacacacatctcagttaccaggatacagtaaacaaaaaaatatatagggctaaaatgattttctaaaatggtttaaaaccactttgtatgtagaggtattttataagttcaggacatgagatgatgaacatatttatatacttcataaatttgcaacaaaaaaaagaagatgggtactgatgaaaatcagggtattatatcgccttaaactATGTCTGgtaatttcaagaggatccaatgaaTGTTGCAATTGGAAGAAACAGACCTTTCCATTTATCTTATCACACAAGAAATAATTCGTCGGTCGAATTAAATCCATTAGTAATCAAAAACATTCTGGAAATAATGGTTTATAAAATAcaactacagggtgagtcaaaaaaagtgcaatagagaaaagaatccatttttacttAAGTTGAACGTTTtagatttgaaaacattttatatatggtatatccatcagtgactttgtgtgaaaaaattaaggagTTAGCATTaaccattttgtttttatgacacattttatagcgctacccaattttaatgtttgtccaagagacatctaaaatttgaatgtcagcccactctgtgtaaggtagatttggaacaactgccattttcttaacctcattggcattaaaaataaatggagcacccaaggtgttattgcccttggtcttatttaagaaaaagaaacagtatttgttgttattttcattttacctttaatttaaagatgtttattctctatcaaaaacatacacattttgtaggcgggtttttcaaatgtcaaaatgaaatgcgcgcaaattgaaatggagtgaattacaaaatatccagtaagttgacATATTGggtttaaaaaactggagttggagtcgagtgaggcatgaaggacttaaagtaatgttagaaagtttgtttcaacagaaaaaaagaaattaaaacaacctaatttaagttaaagtcagtttccgATATGGTGCCTTTACcgcgcactgtgtgctctcattcaaaatacatggtacctcgtggacaaataacgaaattgggtatcgcagcaaaaggactcataaaaattaaacggtagtcgctattcacttc
Above is a window of Amphiura filiformis chromosome 7, Afil_fr2py, whole genome shotgun sequence DNA encoding:
- the LOC140156907 gene encoding uncharacterized protein isoform X1, yielding MKINLVVLVTGICIMFCNSANSESVDCIALCDQCVKVSDTLSHMSCTKHCEDHKQNDNGKMSCSKLTAPNKGSLSLEDEINATNARRWELVKNVEEGGDYSAIVEELFTDDCINIVNGQTPAFGKEGMAREWSYWFESNHVNRGIDTTNAFGENNGKVWEDGIMTAYRDDAVIGSFRYIFVYKRVNGTLLNFMNIFFD